One Ureaplasma urealyticum serovar 8 str. ATCC 27618 genomic window carries:
- a CDS encoding iron ABC transporter permease — protein MKTKFNFFKNKQNVIGQKQLLELNKKSFVPYRFKPLLTTMILLITLLIIIILIFSVTLANDLNFSELAKIIWQEVVQMIITGAALGVSSYVLQRITRNRFADVSIMGIGTINLILLCALSIPIDFTSANELNILQKKEPWIFMSMSCCLMIVYFIVSRQKENFNYKKLILIGVILTFFLVAIAQSIRGWLNYHANDYVIGHIVGSVQKAPLNTLIIASSFVILGLLWLLFNSYKLNIISTNQQVAKQLGIKINFQIFVALVFVGIMVGASYSVSGDFVYVGLLAGNAAMRKRNNSFSYGILNSGLYGMLSTLITYWIGISLIGMDVHHIGAILPLLIGPYFIYKVLRS, from the coding sequence ATGAAAACAAAATTTAATTTCTTTAAAAATAAACAAAATGTTATTGGACAAAAACAACTTTTAGAACTAAATAAGAAAAGTTTTGTTCCCTATCGTTTTAAACCTTTGTTAACAACAATGATTTTATTAATTACTTTATTAATAATTATCATTCTCATCTTTTCAGTTACATTAGCTAATGATTTAAACTTTAGTGAATTAGCAAAAATTATATGACAAGAAGTTGTGCAAATGATTATTACTGGGGCAGCATTGGGTGTGAGTAGTTATGTACTACAGCGTATCACACGAAATCGATTTGCTGATGTGTCCATAATGGGAATTGGAACAATTAATTTAATTCTTTTATGTGCATTAAGTATTCCAATTGATTTTACAAGTGCAAATGAATTAAATATTTTACAAAAAAAAGAACCATGAATTTTTATGTCCATGAGTTGTTGCTTGATGATTGTTTATTTTATAGTATCACGTCAAAAAGAAAATTTTAATTATAAAAAACTAATTTTAATTGGTGTAATTTTAACTTTCTTTTTAGTAGCTATTGCACAAAGTATTCGTGGTTGATTAAATTATCATGCTAATGATTATGTTATTGGTCACATCGTTGGAAGCGTGCAAAAAGCACCTTTAAATACATTAATTATTGCATCAAGTTTTGTAATTTTAGGTTTATTGTGATTATTATTTAATTCGTATAAATTAAATATTATTTCAACAAACCAACAAGTTGCTAAACAATTAGGGATAAAAATTAATTTTCAAATTTTTGTAGCTTTAGTTTTTGTAGGTATAATGGTTGGGGCAAGCTATTCAGTATCTGGTGATTTTGTTTATGTTGGTTTATTGGCTGGAAATGCAGCCATGCGAAAACGTAATAATAGTTTTTCATATGGAATATTAAATTCAGGTTTATATGGAATGCTATCAACATTAATTACGTACTGAATTGGAATTTCATTGATTGGAATGGATGTTCATCACATTGGGGCAATATTACCTTTATTAATCGGACCATATTTCATTTATAAAGTTTTAAGATCATAA
- a CDS encoding ribonuclease HIII, producing MTIVSIKLTSNQVDQLLELWKTYLVPNHHYYAKYTFNIQNTQIIIYTTNTCTINTHDLELFLNTFLKKEDLNLFNYIKQQLNTTKNSKQKVLSEREIYQNNQIIIGSDEVGVGDLFGGIVVCAVSLKQSDLKFLAHLNIVDSKKLSDHQMQEIYEKIKNQISYTVLSYNPKEYNELINQYNNAHVLKTILHYKAVQSEIVKHQNYSIFSVVDAFSSLKNWNQYLQKAHLKPYEPNLLIPKAESSYTSVALASIIARVMFLKMIAIIEQELKIKIPLGSSNLLVNTTAMSIFKKFGIKILKQIAKEHFANFQEIIKNN from the coding sequence ATGACAATTGTTTCAATTAAATTAACATCAAATCAAGTTGATCAACTCTTAGAATTATGAAAAACATATTTAGTACCTAATCATCACTATTATGCTAAATACACTTTTAATATTCAAAATACGCAAATTATTATTTATACTACTAATACTTGCACTATTAACACACATGATTTAGAACTTTTTTTAAATACCTTTTTAAAAAAAGAAGATTTAAATTTATTTAACTATATAAAACAACAATTAAATACTACAAAAAATAGTAAACAAAAAGTTTTAAGCGAAAGAGAAATTTATCAAAATAACCAAATTATTATTGGTTCTGATGAAGTGGGAGTTGGAGATTTGTTTGGGGGAATAGTTGTATGTGCTGTAAGCTTAAAACAAAGTGATTTAAAATTCTTAGCACATCTAAACATTGTTGATTCTAAAAAACTAAGTGATCACCAAATGCAAGAGATATATGAGAAAATTAAAAACCAAATTTCATACACAGTTTTATCTTATAATCCCAAAGAATACAACGAATTAATTAATCAATACAATAATGCTCATGTTCTTAAAACTATTTTGCACTACAAAGCTGTGCAAAGTGAAATTGTCAAACACCAAAATTATTCAATTTTTAGTGTTGTTGATGCGTTTAGTTCATTAAAAAATTGAAATCAATATTTACAAAAAGCACATCTAAAACCTTATGAACCTAACTTATTAATTCCCAAAGCTGAATCATCTTATACTAGTGTAGCATTAGCTTCAATAATTGCACGTGTTATGTTTTTAAAAATGATTGCAATTATTGAACAAGAATTAAAAATAAAAATTCCTTTAGGAAGTTCAAATCTTTTAGTTAATACAACTGCCATGAGCATTTTTAAAAAATTTGGTATAAAAATTTTAAAGCAAATTGCTAAAGAACATTTCGCTAATTTTCAAGAAATTATTAAAAATAATTAA
- a CDS encoding ABC transporter permease: protein MLKNHFHSSWLYTTFLSRLVLFKKSTYFLVGISLFINLIFIIINALNIANDKQNYLILFYVFISINLVLTIIFSTIKAINLFKDLKDDGIEILVFSKSISRKNIIFTKIGFLVLNCVLWSLITYIFNIIFYVVNTKNNNDINLFYLYAFFNYYFCALIFGSIAALIVSRWSNKIAMIVPISCFLPFLVAGGVANLYSTSKINQVAKYMNINYDKYDSNTILDVEKFYLNNKSDEVYLITKNLNNPRFSQRQNEFLKTAFNQAKNASKPFQILSWLSIPYQLNNSFYKNDLDPFNINNHQQNHLNQYFNYHGLESKLCDYELNKNPNLPQFNINENQKQYFVPGALKNVSQFSTLENRNLIYARENVDRFDVNFLEDDNLFSSTNNFIGELKWEVIKNTLESKVFNNFAKKFYDNFDQDIEKPQIITAYNDVINEQSLINFSTIIDESSILFAKKIDNHYVKNLVEKKIYFIVALMYYLYFNKNYWHLLEKLLKNNKVINFYRPSPIRINVNNYAYNIGGIASYELMKKVVNNKTLYRYQLQKSNNYVFQTAQEVYSIKRSKQIVNKNYYWLIWIIFSMILIICLALVYLKRDYK from the coding sequence ATGTTAAAAAACCATTTTCATTCAAGTTGATTATATACAACTTTTTTATCGCGTTTAGTACTTTTTAAAAAAAGTACTTACTTCTTAGTTGGAATTAGCTTATTTATTAATTTGATTTTTATAATTATAAATGCTTTAAATATTGCTAATGATAAACAAAATTATTTAATTTTATTTTATGTTTTTATTAGTATTAATTTAGTTTTAACAATTATTTTTAGTACTATTAAAGCTATTAATTTATTTAAAGATTTAAAAGATGATGGAATTGAAATTTTAGTATTTTCAAAAAGTATTTCACGTAAAAATATTATTTTTACTAAGATTGGTTTTTTAGTATTAAATTGCGTTCTTTGAAGTTTAATAACTTATATTTTTAATATTATTTTTTATGTTGTAAACACAAAAAATAATAATGATATTAATTTGTTTTATTTATATGCTTTTTTTAATTATTATTTTTGTGCGTTAATTTTTGGTAGTATTGCTGCTTTGATTGTTAGTCGTTGATCAAATAAAATTGCTATGATTGTTCCTATTAGTTGCTTTCTTCCTTTTTTGGTTGCAGGTGGTGTTGCTAATTTATATTCAACATCAAAAATTAATCAAGTTGCTAAATATATGAATATTAATTATGATAAATACGATAGTAATACTATTTTAGATGTCGAAAAATTTTATTTAAATAATAAAAGTGATGAGGTTTATTTAATTACTAAAAATTTAAATAATCCACGATTTAGTCAACGTCAAAATGAGTTTTTAAAAACAGCATTTAATCAAGCAAAAAATGCATCAAAACCTTTTCAAATATTATCTTGATTATCTATTCCTTATCAATTAAATAATAGTTTTTATAAAAATGATCTTGATCCATTTAATATTAATAATCATCAACAAAATCATTTGAATCAATATTTTAACTACCATGGTTTAGAATCAAAATTATGTGATTATGAACTTAATAAAAATCCTAATTTACCACAATTTAATATTAATGAAAATCAAAAACAATATTTTGTACCTGGTGCTTTAAAAAATGTTAGTCAGTTTAGTACGCTTGAAAATCGTAATTTAATTTATGCAAGAGAAAATGTTGATCGTTTTGATGTTAATTTTCTTGAAGATGATAATTTATTTTCATCAACTAATAATTTCATTGGAGAACTAAAATGAGAAGTTATTAAAAATACATTAGAATCAAAAGTATTTAATAACTTTGCTAAAAAGTTTTATGATAATTTTGATCAAGATATTGAGAAACCCCAAATCATTACTGCTTATAATGATGTCATCAATGAACAATCATTAATTAATTTTTCAACAATCATTGATGAAAGTAGTATCTTATTTGCTAAAAAAATAGATAATCATTATGTTAAAAATCTTGTTGAAAAGAAAATTTATTTTATTGTTGCTTTAATGTATTATTTATACTTTAATAAAAACTATTGACATCTTTTAGAAAAATTATTAAAAAATAATAAAGTTATTAATTTTTATCGTCCATCACCTATAAGAATTAATGTAAACAATTATGCTTATAATATTGGAGGAATTGCAAGCTATGAATTAATGAAAAAAGTAGTTAATAACAAAACTTTATATCGTTATCAACTACAAAAAAGTAATAATTATGTTTTTCAAACAGCACAAGAAGTTTATTCTATTAAGCGTAGTAAACAAATTGTTAATAAAAATTATTATTGATTGATTTGAATAATTTTTAGCATGATTTTAATTATTTGTTTGGCTTTAGTTTATTTAAAACGTGATTATAAATAA
- a CDS encoding ATP-dependent Clp protease ATP-binding subunit, which produces MEFKQKNTSNPLEEFGRNLNQEILDNKIDPIIGRDEEIRRTIEILSRKTKNNPVLIGEPGVGKTAIVEGLAYRIVHKDVPSNLLDKTIIELSLSSLIAGASYQGQFEERINAILKEVKKSNGNIILFIDEIHQIVGMGRNQGSNMDVANILKPMMARGEIKLIGATTLDEYRLYIEKDQALERRFTKVLVNKPTIQETLTIMRGLKPRWEAFHGIKIHDNALIAAVNLSERYINDRNLPDKAIDLIDEAAAKIKTQINSQPIYLDEIKRDLQHLQTEKAALESEKDEKSIKRLNDILEKIKLKQDEFNNLNDIYLKEKKQIDDLKNLRQKIERIQHDIEFYQSEGKYEKASRLLYSDLPALEKQRGELENKINENSSQKMIVDSLTENEIADVIARATGIPLNHLLADEKTKLLSLNKRIAAHVIGQDEAVKLISDAVIRGRAGINNPNQPIGSFLFLGPTGVGKTELAKTLAKELFDSQKALIRFDMSEYMEKHSVSKLVGAPPGYVGYENAGLLTESVKRKSYSILLFDEIEKAHPDVLNILLQILDEGSVKDAKNNEINFKNTIIIMTSNVGAEALLENNKTNALMELQKTFKPEILNRISEIIFFNKLSKEVIFKISENLLKELSDLLAKQDYSIKFNDNIAKIMVDEAYSSNYGARPLKRWITKHLENEIAKLIIENRITKNRNYEINYDREADQVLIK; this is translated from the coding sequence ATGGAATTTAAACAAAAAAATACAAGTAATCCACTAGAAGAATTTGGACGTAATTTAAACCAAGAAATTTTAGATAATAAAATTGATCCTATTATTGGTCGAGATGAAGAGATTAGAAGAACGATTGAAATTTTAAGTCGTAAAACAAAAAATAATCCTGTTTTAATTGGTGAACCAGGTGTAGGGAAAACAGCGATTGTTGAAGGATTAGCGTATCGAATTGTTCATAAAGATGTTCCTTCAAATTTATTAGATAAAACAATTATTGAATTATCATTATCATCATTAATTGCTGGAGCAAGTTATCAAGGACAATTTGAAGAACGAATTAATGCCATTTTAAAAGAAGTTAAAAAATCAAATGGCAATATTATTTTGTTTATTGATGAAATTCACCAAATTGTTGGTATGGGTAGAAACCAGGGCTCAAATATGGATGTTGCTAACATCCTAAAGCCAATGATGGCAAGAGGTGAAATTAAATTAATTGGCGCAACAACGCTAGATGAATATCGTTTATACATTGAAAAAGATCAAGCATTAGAACGTCGTTTCACAAAAGTTTTAGTAAATAAACCAACAATTCAAGAAACATTAACTATTATGCGTGGTTTAAAACCACGTTGAGAAGCTTTTCATGGAATTAAAATTCATGATAATGCACTAATTGCTGCTGTTAATTTATCTGAACGTTATATAAATGATCGTAATTTACCAGATAAAGCTATTGATTTAATTGATGAAGCAGCTGCAAAAATTAAAACTCAAATTAATTCACAACCAATATACTTAGATGAAATAAAACGAGATTTACAACACTTACAAACAGAAAAAGCGGCTTTAGAATCTGAAAAAGATGAAAAATCTATTAAACGTTTAAATGATATTTTAGAAAAAATTAAATTAAAACAAGATGAATTTAATAATCTAAATGATATTTATTTAAAAGAAAAGAAACAAATTGATGATTTAAAAAATCTACGTCAAAAAATTGAACGAATTCAACATGATATTGAATTTTATCAATCTGAGGGTAAATATGAAAAAGCATCAAGACTTCTTTATTCAGATTTGCCAGCACTCGAAAAACAACGTGGAGAATTAGAAAATAAAATTAATGAAAATAGTAGTCAAAAAATGATTGTTGATTCATTAACAGAAAATGAAATTGCAGATGTTATTGCACGAGCCACAGGGATTCCACTAAATCATTTATTAGCTGATGAAAAAACAAAACTACTATCATTAAATAAACGCATTGCAGCACATGTGATTGGTCAAGATGAAGCAGTTAAATTAATAAGTGATGCAGTAATTCGTGGACGTGCAGGTATTAACAATCCTAATCAACCAATTGGGTCATTCTTATTTTTAGGGCCAACAGGGGTTGGTAAAACTGAATTAGCAAAAACATTAGCTAAAGAACTATTTGATTCACAAAAAGCACTAATTAGATTTGATATGAGTGAGTACATGGAAAAACATAGTGTATCAAAATTAGTTGGTGCACCACCAGGTTATGTTGGTTATGAAAATGCTGGTTTGCTAACCGAATCAGTTAAACGTAAATCTTATAGTATTTTATTATTTGATGAAATTGAAAAGGCTCATCCTGATGTTTTAAACATTTTATTGCAAATCTTGGATGAAGGTAGTGTTAAAGATGCTAAAAATAATGAAATTAATTTTAAAAATACAATCATTATTATGACATCAAACGTTGGAGCTGAAGCATTGTTAGAAAATAATAAAACAAATGCTTTAATGGAATTACAAAAAACTTTTAAACCAGAAATTTTAAATCGGATTTCAGAAATTATTTTCTTTAATAAATTATCAAAAGAAGTTATCTTTAAAATTAGTGAAAACTTACTTAAAGAATTGAGCGACTTATTAGCTAAACAAGATTATTCAATTAAATTTAATGATAATATTGCTAAGATTATGGTTGATGAAGCTTATAGCTCAAATTATGGTGCAAGACCATTAAAACGTTGGATTACAAAACATTTAGAAAATGAAATTGCAAAATTAATAATTGAGAATCGTATCACAAAAAATAGAAACTATGAAATAAATTATGATCGTGAAGCAGATCAAGTTTTAATTAAATAA
- a CDS encoding DUF4011 domain-containing protein, with translation MQDEQLNNKAIKQKVLNLLSTDTRDSCIRTRLTKYHLDITNTFNKHELQDFIEGKINVLKIKSFINTNMFENNLKKAESMDDVIDYLQDFNLKLKDLLSMRKINEWNQDFLLYKNERIADMIKAIESEPKKFDHLSREARSIYAQTGVWPLFIAKNFLIGPTPKPSSLNAPLIFIDVEIKKHNDEIFLKRKNTNFIVNEKLLSFLKNDFKNNIVSLNEIKNFNYLDIQNLIKKITLKEHLESIVDNNGFLNLKQNEIKEQFNNLFLYDAYVLGIFEPLGGAIKNDLETIINSNIDPFDEEINNTNQQIYNKNYHHLAEENKLPLIQINRPLNIFQKYAIHSALVKNTLIYGPPGTGKSEVIASIIANVINDLKTTLIISEKKAALDVLHERLTKISFFALFIYDTNNDDQFYNNIFNLIEKIGGLRFIDSQNSNQVHDFKYKNNIISNIFYKKIHELKKEIINISSLIKNLHNEKDTNNNNFANYLYWLSRFNESEIKFINDENLINQIKNLIKTYSYTFDEIIAHAKNSYYFFKKYNYEFSKNNLLKFKEENNQLNQLQIDFNLITKSLYQSQTFLARINLLESFLVKNNMILTSFIYEDANLLSNAYVETNEFYVKFNYLLKDDFKKFLEENTKTHSTFLNNLNNLKNTDWPYVFEQYLLTNNPLAKKGMFKKIKGDEKTLLKQLEVLKAYFNNPILSKFNFLFLEDLMNQPIEIFNIENIVYLNNKQLLTKPYAKDLYENVFDKNLSYELILQLKDLNLNSEQYDIINDLIQYQNEVLINYEFIKNTDFFNLCKKLRDANIQFSKNADEIIYNNYLDYLQIKLITAPKQMQTKIKEIAQICRLTKKPNIVKFILKYYEVLRFLFPIWISKPELVSEMLPLINKSFDYGIFDEASQMFLERSYPSIYRCNINIVAGDDKQLCPTNFFINRQDSESDEFELADVDVAESLLDRAKTALWSEYLLKNHYRSNRDDLISFSNENIYNNELHFASKNGLFEPGIEVINVNGTFENDNSIEAQKIVEILKEQAANYKKIIVITFNIKQSELIENLILQTFSFNDVIYQRFENDEIIVTNLENVQGNEADLVILSITYAKNKEGILRNNYGPLMKKGGANRLNVAITRAADKMIVVKSIKAVDMMVNINNDNIRTFKNFIAYCDEITQLANQNKFQNYLSFNEEFLTSFEKIILTILKDHKKANQQILHKLKIGNFNIAFALYNLDNQKIDLLVCLEEFNEWKSYNLLEIYDQFNFLMDRGYKTIIINDYEICLNYHQVKNNIIKLIQL, from the coding sequence ATGCAAGATGAACAATTGAATAATAAAGCAATTAAACAAAAAGTTTTAAATTTACTATCAACTGATACACGTGATAGTTGTATAAGAACACGTTTAACAAAATATCATTTAGATATTACAAACACTTTTAATAAGCATGAATTACAAGATTTTATCGAAGGTAAAATTAACGTTCTTAAAATTAAATCATTTATTAATACAAACATGTTTGAAAATAATCTTAAAAAAGCAGAATCAATGGATGATGTAATTGATTATTTACAAGATTTTAACTTAAAACTAAAAGATCTTTTATCCATGCGTAAAATTAATGAATGAAATCAAGATTTTTTATTATATAAAAATGAACGAATTGCTGATATGATCAAAGCAATTGAAAGCGAACCTAAAAAATTTGATCATTTAAGCCGTGAAGCACGTAGTATTTATGCTCAAACAGGAGTTTGACCTTTATTTATTGCTAAAAATTTTTTAATTGGTCCAACCCCTAAACCCTCAAGTTTGAATGCTCCATTAATTTTTATTGATGTTGAAATCAAAAAGCATAATGATGAAATTTTTTTAAAACGTAAAAATACTAATTTTATTGTTAATGAAAAACTATTATCTTTTTTAAAAAATGATTTTAAAAATAATATTGTTTCATTAAATGAAATTAAAAATTTTAATTATTTAGATATCCAAAATTTAATTAAAAAAATCACTTTAAAAGAGCATTTAGAATCAATTGTTGATAATAATGGTTTTTTAAATTTAAAACAAAATGAAATTAAAGAACAATTTAATAATTTATTTTTATATGACGCTTATGTTTTAGGTATTTTTGAACCACTTGGTGGAGCTATTAAAAATGATTTAGAAACTATTATTAATAGTAATATTGATCCATTTGATGAAGAAATTAATAATACTAACCAACAAATTTATAATAAAAATTATCATCATTTAGCTGAAGAAAATAAACTTCCATTAATCCAAATTAACCGACCATTAAATATTTTTCAAAAATATGCTATTCATTCAGCATTAGTTAAAAATACTTTAATATATGGACCGCCTGGAACAGGTAAATCAGAGGTTATTGCAAGTATTATTGCTAATGTGATTAATGATTTAAAAACAACTTTAATTATTTCAGAAAAAAAAGCTGCATTAGATGTATTACATGAAAGATTAACTAAAATTAGTTTTTTTGCACTTTTTATTTATGATACAAACAATGATGATCAATTCTATAATAATATTTTTAATTTAATTGAAAAAATCGGTGGATTAAGATTTATTGATAGTCAAAACTCAAACCAAGTTCATGATTTTAAATACAAAAACAATATTATTTCAAATATTTTTTATAAAAAGATTCATGAATTAAAAAAAGAAATTATTAATATTTCATCACTAATTAAAAATTTACATAATGAAAAAGATACTAACAATAATAATTTTGCTAATTATTTATATTGACTATCACGATTTAATGAATCTGAAATTAAATTTATTAATGATGAAAATTTAATTAATCAAATCAAAAACTTAATTAAAACTTATTCATACACTTTTGATGAAATTATTGCACACGCTAAAAATAGTTATTACTTTTTTAAAAAGTATAATTACGAATTTTCTAAAAATAATTTATTAAAATTCAAAGAAGAAAATAACCAATTAAACCAGTTACAAATTGATTTTAATTTAATTACGAAATCTTTATATCAAAGCCAAACTTTTTTAGCACGAATTAATTTATTAGAAAGTTTTTTAGTTAAAAATAACATGATTTTAACCAGTTTTATATATGAAGATGCAAATCTATTAAGTAATGCTTATGTTGAAACCAATGAATTTTATGTAAAATTTAACTATCTTTTAAAAGATGATTTCAAAAAATTTCTTGAAGAGAATACAAAAACACATTCAACATTTTTAAATAATTTAAATAATTTAAAAAATACTGATTGACCTTATGTTTTTGAACAATATTTATTAACTAATAATCCTTTAGCAAAAAAGGGTATGTTCAAAAAAATTAAGGGTGATGAAAAAACTTTATTAAAACAATTAGAAGTGCTTAAAGCATATTTTAATAATCCAATTTTATCAAAATTCAATTTTTTATTTTTAGAAGATTTAATGAACCAACCAATTGAAATTTTTAATATTGAAAATATTGTTTATTTGAATAATAAACAGTTGTTAACTAAACCTTATGCTAAAGATTTGTATGAAAATGTTTTTGATAAAAATTTATCGTATGAATTAATTTTGCAACTTAAAGATTTAAATTTAAATAGTGAACAATATGACATTATCAATGATTTAATTCAATACCAAAATGAAGTTTTAATTAATTACGAATTTATTAAAAATACTGATTTTTTTAACTTATGTAAAAAACTAAGAGATGCTAATATCCAATTTTCTAAAAATGCTGATGAAATTATTTACAATAATTATTTAGATTATTTACAAATCAAATTAATCACTGCACCAAAACAAATGCAAACCAAAATTAAAGAAATTGCGCAAATTTGTCGTTTAACAAAAAAACCTAATATTGTTAAATTTATTTTAAAGTATTATGAAGTTTTGCGCTTCCTTTTTCCAATTTGGATTAGTAAACCAGAACTTGTTAGTGAAATGTTGCCATTAATAAACAAAAGCTTTGATTATGGAATTTTTGATGAAGCTTCACAGATGTTTTTAGAACGTTCATATCCATCAATTTATCGTTGCAATATTAATATTGTGGCAGGGGATGATAAACAATTATGTCCTACTAATTTTTTCATTAATCGTCAAGATAGCGAAAGTGATGAATTTGAATTAGCTGATGTAGATGTTGCAGAAAGTTTGTTAGATCGTGCTAAAACCGCTTTATGATCAGAGTATTTACTAAAAAATCATTATCGTTCTAATCGTGATGATTTAATTAGTTTTAGTAATGAAAATATTTATAACAATGAATTACATTTTGCATCTAAAAATGGATTATTTGAACCAGGAATTGAAGTTATTAATGTTAATGGTACATTTGAGAATGATAATAGCATTGAAGCACAAAAAATTGTAGAAATTCTAAAAGAACAAGCTGCTAATTATAAAAAAATTATTGTGATTACTTTTAATATTAAACAAAGTGAATTAATTGAAAATTTAATATTACAAACTTTTAGTTTTAATGATGTGATTTATCAACGTTTTGAAAATGATGAAATCATTGTTACCAATTTAGAAAATGTTCAAGGTAATGAAGCTGATTTAGTAATCCTATCAATTACTTACGCAAAAAACAAAGAAGGAATTTTACGTAACAATTATGGACCATTAATGAAAAAGGGTGGCGCTAATCGTTTAAACGTAGCGATCACAAGAGCAGCAGATAAAATGATAGTTGTTAAATCAATTAAAGCAGTTGATATGATGGTTAATATTAATAATGATAACATTCGGACTTTTAAAAATTTTATTGCTTATTGTGATGAAATTACACAATTAGCTAACCAAAATAAATTTCAAAATTATCTATCTTTTAATGAAGAATTTTTAACAAGTTTTGAAAAAATTATCTTAACAATTTTAAAAGATCACAAAAAAGCTAACCAACAAATTTTACATAAATTAAAAATTGGTAATTTTAATATTGCTTTTGCTTTATATAATTTAGATAATCAAAAAATTGATTTACTTGTGTGTTTAGAAGAATTTAATGAGTGAAAATCTTATAATCTTTTAGAAATTTATGATCAATTTAATTTTTTAATGGATCGTGGTTATAAAACAATTATTATTAATGATTATGAAATTTGTTTAAATTATCATCAAGTTAAAAATAATATTATTAAATTGATACAATTATAA
- a CDS encoding DivIVA domain-containing protein has protein sequence MININKINEYKNKKFIANKVGYDPESVDVFLDELINELETFVDEHKNLLTKIQELSEYKIKFEKEQEYTTSLNNFIDLLEKVVDKKSTFDVWEKRPVRK, from the coding sequence ATGATTAATATTAATAAAATTAATGAATATAAAAATAAAAAATTTATTGCTAATAAAGTGGGTTATGATCCAGAAAGTGTTGATGTTTTTTTAGATGAATTAATTAATGAATTAGAAACATTTGTAGATGAGCACAAAAACTTATTAACAAAAATACAAGAACTTAGTGAATATAAAATAAAATTTGAAAAAGAACAAGAATATACAACATCATTAAATAATTTTATTGACCTTTTAGAAAAAGTTGTTGATAAAAAAAGTACTTTTGATGTTTGAGAAAAACGACCAGTAAGGAAATAA
- a CDS encoding holo-ACP synthase: MKLVHGIDIIEWNREELNNPSFAKRILVDDELKYYLQLNSLKEKNRYLASIFASKEAVMKAFKLKYGYNDILILKTKNERQVYLNKILIKELVLSISYTENYVVASVVGLINTVESNS, translated from the coding sequence ATGAAATTAGTTCATGGAATTGATATTATTGAATGAAATCGTGAAGAATTAAATAATCCATCATTTGCAAAACGAATTTTAGTTGATGATGAACTAAAATATTATCTTCAACTTAATTCATTAAAAGAAAAAAACCGCTATCTTGCTAGCATATTTGCTAGTAAAGAAGCAGTTATGAAAGCTTTTAAATTAAAGTATGGTTATAACGATATTTTAATTTTAAAAACAAAAAACGAACGCCAAGTTTATCTTAATAAAATTTTAATTAAAGAGTTAGTACTATCAATTTCATACACTGAAAATTATGTTGTTGCTTCTGTAGTCGGTTTAATAAATACTGTAGAATCTAACTCATAA